One Nostoc punctiforme PCC 73102 DNA window includes the following coding sequences:
- a CDS encoding Gfo/Idh/MocA family protein yields MIGIAIAGTGFGQKVHIPGFQAHPQTEVVAVYHRDINKAKAIAESHNIPHASDSLADIVALPEVQAVSISTPPFLHYEMAKTVLQAGKHLLLEKPTTLNAVEAKELYQLAKAKGVIATVDFEFRFVPAWQLFAELLSEDYVGELRLIKIDWLGSSRADISRPWNWYSDKDKGGGALGSLGSHAFDYIHWLFGPVQRLNAHLSTAIPARVDPVSGESKLVNTDDNCILTLELANGTPCQLSISAVVHAARTHWVEVYGDRGTLIVGSENQKDYIHGFRVWGSQPGKPLTEIEIPNRLIFPKNYADGRISAFIRVVDQWVQGIERNQEITPSLREGIYSQLLMDLSHESHTKASWVDVPSLERFLSN; encoded by the coding sequence ATGATTGGAATTGCGATCGCAGGCACTGGATTTGGTCAAAAAGTCCACATCCCTGGATTCCAAGCACATCCTCAAACTGAGGTAGTTGCTGTCTATCATCGAGATATAAATAAAGCCAAAGCCATAGCAGAATCCCATAATATTCCACACGCCTCTGATTCTCTGGCTGATATTGTGGCGTTACCAGAAGTGCAAGCAGTCAGTATCTCTACGCCGCCATTTTTGCACTATGAAATGGCAAAAACTGTACTACAAGCTGGGAAACATTTATTACTAGAAAAACCGACAACTTTAAATGCAGTCGAAGCTAAAGAACTTTATCAATTAGCGAAAGCAAAAGGTGTAATTGCGACTGTAGATTTTGAATTTCGTTTTGTACCAGCATGGCAGTTATTTGCTGAATTACTATCAGAAGATTATGTGGGTGAGTTGCGCCTAATCAAAATTGATTGGTTAGGTTCTTCTCGTGCTGATATTTCACGCCCTTGGAATTGGTATTCTGACAAAGACAAAGGAGGTGGTGCATTAGGATCTTTAGGTTCCCACGCCTTCGATTACATTCACTGGTTATTCGGGCCAGTCCAGAGATTAAACGCCCATTTAAGTACTGCGATTCCTGCAAGAGTTGACCCTGTTAGTGGAGAATCTAAGCTAGTAAATACAGATGACAACTGTATATTAACCCTGGAATTAGCGAATGGTACACCTTGCCAACTCTCTATCAGCGCGGTTGTTCATGCAGCAAGAACTCATTGGGTAGAAGTATATGGCGATCGCGGTACATTAATTGTAGGCAGTGAAAATCAAAAAGATTATATACACGGCTTTCGTGTTTGGGGTTCCCAGCCAGGTAAACCTCTAACGGAAATAGAAATACCAAATCGGTTAATTTTTCCCAAAAATTATGCTGATGGGCGGATTTCGGCATTTATCCGTGTAGTAGACCAATGGGTGCAGGGAATTGAACGCAATCAGGAAATTACACCATCACTGCGGGAAGGAATTTATTCTCAGTTGTTGATGGATTTATCCCATGAATCTCATACAAAAGCAAGTTGGGTAGATGTACCTAGCTTGGAAAGATTTCTTAGCAACTAG
- a CDS encoding HNH endonuclease, which yields MSKTPRIRIPPEVKKYVFERDKYQCQSCGKTTTETHISIDHIIPLARGGQNDISNLQTLCLTCNQQKTDNIDPRFRRYFQL from the coding sequence ATGAGCAAAACTCCCCGTATTCGTATCCCGCCGGAAGTCAAGAAATATGTTTTTGAACGTGACAAATATCAATGCCAAAGCTGCGGTAAAACTACTACAGAAACTCACATCAGTATTGACCATATCATTCCCCTCGCCCGTGGTGGTCAAAACGATATCAGCAATTTACAAACTCTCTGCCTTACCTGCAATCAGCAGAAAACAGACAATATTGATCCCCGCTTCCGGCGATATTTTCAGCTTTAG
- a CDS encoding DUF3536 domain-containing protein, with protein sequence MTSAAEMPASSGSTLTLHSDPNNTKETDPLRKANGVYVTVHGHFYQPPRENPYLDAIERQPSAAPFHDWNERIHWECYRPNAFARVLNDQGEVVGIVNNYEYFSFNIGPTLMSWLERYDVEVYQRILEADAKSSQRLHGHGNAIAQVYNHIIMPLANERDKHTQIRWGKEDFRSRFGRDPEGMWLAETAVDYATLEALVAEGIRFIVLAPSQALRCRPLPTPDHPHPEWIEVGGSQIDSTRPYRCYLKPTLDTSSSPLSALGYAPPEALATSPNDSSTEELPYIDIFFYDGPISRDMGFSDVVYNSSHFAGRIGSAVRGDHRLAQLISVATDGETFGHHKKGTEKTLAYAFTKEFPQQGWTVTNFAHYLSLNSPSWEVELKSVTAWSCAHGVGRWEDDCGCGGEGGVWHQKWRRPLRDALNWLRDQLTEVYEEHGRQLFRDPWQTRDEYIQVMRDRSATNVNRFLARHQTHKLTAAEQVDALRLLEMQRHALLMFTSCGWFFEEISRPEGTQILRYAARALELAGEVAGVQLEKGFVKRLGLAPSNVDEFKHGAEIYRQLVLTAQLGFKQVASHYAITSLFTNQKPAQTHNSLPRKDVADKQSQRYHKKVYCYAANELDYQLQRMGSLTLAVGNLKLVSEITWESEHLVFAVLHLGGWDFHCCIQQFTGRRDYSQLKEKLFGALKQASAAHTILAMTQLFGEEAFSLQNLFAEERHRIMRLLSQETLTRLGQLYTQAYRDNYGVLMAFHRDEIAVPQELQVAADIALGHRCLMTLRSLEQDIADSQKSWSHILELEAIATEAKHLRCRLNIPDGKQMLEQLIARSLWQLLHDANGSFNADIQLLERLIDVGDQLNIDISLQRSQELYFSCLHSQIAPVCITSLGNEGDNQCLQLLKLGKKLAVDVSAISNQLG encoded by the coding sequence ATGACTTCTGCTGCTGAAATGCCAGCTAGCTCTGGCTCAACGTTAACATTACATTCAGATCCCAATAACACCAAAGAAACCGATCCCCTGAGAAAGGCTAATGGTGTTTATGTGACGGTGCATGGTCATTTTTACCAGCCACCAAGGGAAAACCCTTATCTGGACGCAATTGAACGCCAACCGAGCGCTGCACCTTTCCACGATTGGAATGAGCGGATTCATTGGGAATGTTATCGCCCGAATGCCTTTGCCAGAGTCTTAAATGACCAAGGTGAAGTGGTGGGGATCGTCAATAATTATGAGTATTTTAGTTTTAATATCGGGCCGACGCTGATGTCGTGGCTAGAACGCTACGATGTGGAAGTTTATCAGCGGATTTTAGAGGCGGATGCTAAGAGTAGCCAACGCTTGCATGGTCACGGCAATGCGATCGCGCAAGTATACAATCACATCATCATGCCTCTGGCGAACGAGCGCGACAAACATACCCAAATTCGCTGGGGTAAAGAAGACTTCCGCTCCCGCTTTGGACGCGATCCCGAAGGGATGTGGCTAGCGGAAACTGCTGTAGACTACGCCACCCTAGAAGCCCTTGTTGCTGAAGGTATTCGCTTCATTGTTCTTGCACCGTCTCAAGCACTGCGTTGCCGCCCCCTCCCTACTCCAGATCATCCTCATCCTGAATGGATCGAAGTCGGTGGTAGTCAGATTGATTCCACCCGTCCTTATCGTTGTTATTTGAAGCCGACACTCGACACTTCATCTTCACCTCTGAGTGCGTTGGGCTACGCCCCGCCGGAGGCGCTCGCCACTAGCCCCAACGATAGTAGTACAGAAGAATTACCCTACATTGATATCTTCTTCTACGATGGCCCGATATCGCGGGACATGGGTTTTAGTGATGTCGTTTATAATTCCAGTCACTTTGCCGGACGTATCGGTTCGGCAGTGCGTGGGGATCATCGTCTGGCACAGTTAATCTCGGTGGCGACAGATGGGGAAACCTTCGGACATCACAAGAAGGGAACAGAGAAAACTTTAGCCTACGCCTTTACTAAAGAGTTTCCTCAACAGGGTTGGACGGTGACAAACTTCGCCCACTATCTGAGCTTAAATTCTCCCAGTTGGGAAGTGGAATTGAAGTCAGTCACAGCCTGGAGTTGCGCCCACGGTGTCGGCAGATGGGAAGATGACTGTGGTTGCGGTGGGGAAGGCGGTGTTTGGCATCAAAAATGGCGTCGTCCCTTGCGGGATGCCCTCAATTGGCTGCGGGATCAGCTAACTGAGGTTTATGAGGAACATGGTAGGCAGTTATTTCGCGATCCTTGGCAAACACGAGATGAATATATCCAAGTGATGCGCGATCGCTCTGCTACCAATGTCAACCGTTTCCTCGCCCGTCATCAAACCCACAAACTAACCGCAGCCGAACAAGTAGACGCTTTGCGCTTGTTAGAAATGCAGCGTCACGCTTTATTGATGTTCACTAGTTGCGGTTGGTTTTTTGAAGAAATTTCCCGTCCAGAGGGAACGCAAATTCTGCGCTATGCCGCCCGTGCTTTGGAATTGGCTGGGGAAGTGGCTGGCGTACAGTTAGAAAAAGGCTTTGTCAAACGTCTTGGTTTAGCCCCCAGTAATGTCGATGAATTCAAACACGGTGCAGAAATTTATCGGCAACTCGTGTTAACTGCCCAGCTTGGCTTTAAGCAAGTAGCATCCCATTACGCCATTACTTCCCTATTTACCAATCAGAAACCAGCACAGACGCACAATTCTTTGCCTAGAAAAGATGTTGCTGACAAACAATCTCAGCGTTACCACAAAAAAGTTTATTGCTATGCTGCCAATGAGCTAGATTACCAACTGCAACGGATGGGATCGCTAACTCTGGCTGTAGGAAATTTAAAGCTGGTATCAGAAATCACTTGGGAAAGTGAGCATTTGGTATTTGCGGTTCTGCATTTGGGAGGCTGGGATTTCCACTGCTGCATTCAACAATTTACCGGGCGGCGTGACTACAGCCAATTAAAAGAAAAGCTGTTTGGGGCACTAAAACAAGCTAGTGCGGCTCATACTATCTTGGCGATGACACAGCTATTTGGCGAAGAAGCTTTCAGCTTACAAAATCTATTTGCTGAAGAACGCCACCGGATTATGCGGCTGCTTAGTCAGGAAACACTGACACGCTTAGGACAGTTGTATACCCAAGCCTACCGTGATAATTATGGGGTGCTGATGGCGTTTCATCGAGATGAAATCGCAGTACCACAAGAATTGCAGGTGGCAGCAGATATTGCTTTAGGGCATCGCTGTCTAATGACATTGCGATCGCTTGAGCAAGATATCGCTGATTCCCAAAAGAGTTGGAGTCACATCTTAGAATTGGAAGCGATCGCTACTGAAGCAAAACATCTGCGTTGTCGGCTGAATATTCCTGACGGTAAGCAGATGTTAGAACAGTTAATTGCGCGATCGCTCTGGCAATTATTGCATGATGCCAATGGTAGCTTTAATGCAGATATCCAACTATTGGAGCGATTGATTGATGTCGGGGATCAACTAAATATTGACATTTCCCTACAGCGATCGCAGGAACTATACTTTAGTTGTCTGCACAGTCAAATAGCGCCGGTGTGTATTACTAGCCTTGGAAATGAAGGAGATAATCAGTGTCTTCAGTTGCTCAAGTTGGGCAAGAAGTTAGCCGTTGATGTTAGTGCGATCTCCAATCAGTTGGGATAA
- the cax gene encoding calcium/proton exchanger, producing MSTKNIILFVLLLFIPVSLVAHFLEWGELIVFITAGLAILPLAAWMGTATEEIAVVVGPSLGGLLNATFGNATELIIALVALNAGLIDVVKASITGSIISNLLLVMGFSMLLGGLRYKEQTFQPIVARVNAASMNLAVIAILMPTAMNYTSQGINEQTLQNLSIAVAVVLILVYALTLLFSMKTHSYLYDVGVAEIEEEEAPHAKPNMMLWVSVLLVCTLLVALESEMLVDSLEVATSQLGLTALFTGVILVPIVGNAAEHATAVTVAMKDKMDLSLSVAVGSSMQIALFVAPVLVIAGRVLGQPMDLDFKPFELVAVVVSVLIANSISSDGKSNWLEGTLLLAAYTVLGFAFYFHPVMESMG from the coding sequence ATGTCAACCAAAAACATTATTCTTTTCGTTTTATTACTGTTTATCCCAGTTTCCCTAGTAGCCCACTTTCTGGAGTGGGGAGAATTAATAGTTTTCATTACAGCTGGATTAGCAATTCTGCCCTTAGCAGCTTGGATGGGTACAGCCACAGAAGAAATTGCTGTGGTAGTTGGGCCATCATTGGGGGGCTTGTTAAACGCCACCTTTGGCAATGCTACAGAACTAATCATCGCCCTAGTAGCGCTGAACGCTGGGTTAATAGATGTCGTCAAAGCCAGTATCACGGGATCGATTATCAGCAACTTACTACTGGTAATGGGTTTTTCCATGCTTTTGGGAGGACTCCGCTACAAAGAACAAACATTTCAGCCAATTGTGGCGCGGGTGAATGCTGCTTCAATGAATTTGGCAGTGATTGCCATTTTGATGCCAACAGCGATGAACTATACCTCTCAAGGAATTAACGAACAAACACTGCAAAATCTTTCTATTGCTGTTGCTGTAGTATTAATCCTGGTTTATGCTCTAACGCTGCTATTTTCAATGAAAACCCACTCCTATTTATATGACGTGGGTGTAGCGGAGATAGAAGAAGAGGAAGCCCCTCATGCTAAACCAAATATGATGTTGTGGGTTAGTGTGCTATTAGTATGTACTTTACTAGTGGCACTTGAGTCAGAAATGTTGGTCGATTCTCTGGAAGTGGCCACATCTCAGCTAGGTTTGACGGCGCTGTTTACAGGGGTGATATTGGTTCCCATCGTCGGTAACGCAGCTGAACACGCCACAGCAGTCACCGTGGCGATGAAAGATAAGATGGATCTTTCCCTTTCTGTAGCTGTGGGATCGAGTATGCAGATTGCTCTATTTGTCGCGCCCGTGTTGGTAATAGCAGGGCGGGTATTGGGCCAACCAATGGATTTGGATTTTAAACCTTTTGAATTAGTTGCTGTAGTTGTGTCAGTGTTGATTGCCAACAGTATTAGTTCTGATGGGAAGTCCAATTGGCTCGAAGGCACTTTATTATTAGCTGCTTATACAGTATTAGGCTTTGCCTTCTACTTCCATCCAGTTATGGAAAGTATGGGATAG
- a CDS encoding serine/threonine-protein kinase, translated as MSYCLNPHCPKPENPNDVKFCRTCGSKLLLKERYRAIKPIGQGGFGRTFLAVDEDKPSKPRCVIKQFYPQSQGTNTLAKAIELFNQEAVQLDELGKHPQIPELLAYFTQEDRQYLVQEFIDGHNLAQELAHRGAFNETQIRQLLNDLLSVLQFCHARHVIHRDIKPENIILRSGDRKLVLVDFGAAKSAIGNALNQTGTSIGSPEYVAPEQMRGRAVFASDIYSLGATCINLLTQRSPFDSYDINNDTWVWQQYLKTPISNQLSRILNKMLESIPVRRYQTVDEVLKDLNQHSQVAATPAIKPKPIPQSPPNSPPAFVSPSPSQIDLELEEMKTQFLGGNKPQPNKIQPPISTSQPTSKNEIDQELEELKAKYLGNNP; from the coding sequence ATGAGCTACTGCCTTAATCCCCATTGTCCCAAGCCTGAAAATCCTAATGATGTCAAGTTTTGCCGGACTTGCGGTTCTAAGTTACTCCTTAAAGAACGTTACCGTGCTATCAAACCAATCGGACAAGGTGGTTTTGGCAGAACCTTCTTAGCTGTGGATGAAGATAAACCTTCAAAACCACGCTGTGTAATTAAGCAATTTTATCCCCAATCCCAAGGCACTAACACTCTTGCAAAAGCCATAGAGTTATTTAACCAAGAAGCGGTGCAGTTAGATGAATTGGGTAAACATCCCCAAATTCCCGAACTCCTGGCATATTTTACCCAAGAAGACCGCCAGTATCTTGTACAAGAATTTATTGACGGGCACAACTTAGCCCAGGAATTGGCACATAGAGGTGCTTTCAATGAAACGCAAATCCGGCAACTATTAAATGATTTATTGTCAGTTTTACAATTTTGTCATGCTAGACACGTAATTCACCGTGATATTAAGCCAGAAAATATTATTTTACGTAGCGGCGATCGCAAACTAGTATTAGTAGATTTTGGTGCAGCTAAATCTGCCATTGGCAACGCCTTAAATCAAACTGGTACTAGTATTGGTAGCCCAGAATATGTTGCCCCTGAGCAAATGAGAGGTAGAGCTGTTTTTGCCAGCGATATTTACAGCTTGGGTGCTACCTGTATTAATTTATTAACTCAGCGATCGCCCTTCGATTCATACGATATCAACAACGACACTTGGGTTTGGCAGCAATATTTGAAAACTCCCATTAGTAATCAGTTGAGTCGCATTCTCAACAAGATGCTAGAAAGCATTCCCGTTCGGCGTTATCAAACAGTAGATGAAGTTCTCAAAGACTTAAATCAACATTCGCAAGTAGCAGCCACGCCAGCGATAAAGCCAAAGCCTATCCCTCAATCACCACCCAATTCTCCACCCGCTTTTGTATCGCCATCTCCTAGTCAAATCGATCTAGAATTAGAGGAAATGAAAACTCAATTTTTGGGTGGCAACAAACCTCAACCAAATAAAATACAACCACCAATTTCCACATCTCAGCCGACGAGTAAAAACGAAATAGATCAAGAATTAGAAGAATTAAAAGCCAAATATCTTGGTAATAATCCTTAA
- the gndA gene encoding NADP-dependent phosphogluconate dehydrogenase encodes MTLQSFGVIGLAVMGENIALNVERNGFPIAVYNRSREKTDAFMAQRATGRNVKAAFTLEEFVALLERPRKILVMVQAGKPVDAVIAQLKPLLEEGDIIIDGGNSWFEDTERRTQELEPAGLRYLGMGVSGGEEGALNGPSLMPGGTTSSYEFLSPIFNKIAAQVDDGPCVTYIGPGGSGHYVKMVHNGIEYGDMQLIAEAYDLLKNVAGLNPSQLHDVFAEWNTTDELDSFLIEITKNIFPYIDPETNKPLVDLIVDAAGQKGTGRWTVQTALELGVAIPTITAAVNARIISSIKDERVAASKVLTGPSGKYDGQTKDFINKVRDALYCSKICSYAQGMALLSTASKTYNWNLDLGEMARIWKGGCIIRARFLNKIKKAFSENPALPNLLLAPEFKQTILDRQTAWREVIATAATVGIPVPAFSASLDYFDSYRRDRLPQNLTQAQRDYFGAHTYLRLDKPGSFHTEWVPIAEAGK; translated from the coding sequence ATGACACTACAAAGCTTTGGTGTGATTGGATTAGCCGTTATGGGTGAGAACATCGCTCTAAACGTAGAGCGCAATGGCTTCCCAATTGCAGTTTACAACCGCTCCCGAGAAAAAACGGATGCGTTTATGGCGCAGCGTGCTACAGGACGGAACGTCAAAGCCGCCTTTACTCTAGAAGAATTCGTTGCCTTATTGGAACGTCCCCGCAAAATTCTAGTAATGGTGCAAGCTGGTAAGCCAGTGGATGCGGTGATTGCTCAACTCAAACCCTTGTTAGAGGAAGGCGATATCATTATCGACGGTGGCAACTCTTGGTTTGAAGATACGGAACGACGCACTCAGGAATTAGAACCCGCTGGGCTTCGGTATCTTGGTATGGGTGTCAGTGGTGGTGAAGAAGGGGCGCTGAATGGCCCATCTCTGATGCCTGGAGGTACAACAAGCTCTTACGAGTTTCTATCACCAATTTTCAACAAAATTGCTGCCCAAGTCGATGATGGCCCTTGTGTAACCTACATTGGCCCTGGTGGTTCTGGCCACTATGTCAAAATGGTACACAACGGCATTGAGTATGGCGATATGCAGCTAATTGCTGAAGCCTACGACTTGCTGAAAAATGTCGCTGGATTAAACCCCAGTCAGCTACATGATGTGTTTGCTGAATGGAATACCACCGATGAACTCGATTCATTTTTGATTGAAATTACGAAGAATATCTTCCCATATATTGACCCAGAAACAAATAAACCCCTGGTGGATTTGATTGTTGATGCAGCAGGTCAAAAGGGAACTGGACGCTGGACTGTACAAACTGCATTGGAATTGGGAGTTGCTATTCCTACAATTACAGCAGCAGTTAATGCCCGGATTATATCTTCGATTAAAGATGAGCGGGTTGCAGCATCTAAAGTCCTCACTGGCCCCAGTGGCAAGTATGACGGGCAAACTAAAGACTTTATCAATAAAGTACGTGATGCTCTCTATTGCTCAAAAATCTGTTCTTATGCTCAAGGGATGGCGTTGCTATCCACAGCTTCAAAAACATATAACTGGAATTTGGATCTGGGCGAGATGGCGCGGATTTGGAAAGGTGGTTGTATTATTCGCGCTCGCTTTTTGAATAAGATTAAGAAGGCTTTTAGCGAAAATCCAGCTTTGCCTAACTTGCTGTTAGCTCCCGAATTTAAGCAAACAATTCTTGACAGACAAACTGCTTGGCGGGAAGTGATTGCGACAGCTGCAACAGTTGGAATTCCAGTACCCGCATTTAGCGCCTCCTTGGATTATTTTGACAGCTATCGCCGCGATCGCTTGCCTCAAAATCTAACTCAAGCACAACGCGACTACTTTGGCGCACATACCTACCTGCGTCTTGATAAGCCCGGAAGTTTCCATACTGAATGGGTACCTATTGCTGAAGCTGGTAAGTAA
- a CDS encoding Ycf66 family protein, with amino-acid sequence MLAFVLALVVGIGSLAIYIAAFFFPEIHRKNDFIWSGVGLFYALVLWVFAPRITGGLLLGHVASVALLVWFGWQTLSLRRQLTPQAQQTQVPSAETVKTGIQEQVNKFSLQERLGQLQKTLVSTFSGAKDKVQQTVSKKTPTTPKPEDITSVLAEKPTVEIIDKTTAIPEKPAEETVTTDTEAKAESVPEAIPPHPPSLELVEAAQPDFEIEDKQPIPVEQIAPDAVLAPPAEAPPEEIPPNQGS; translated from the coding sequence ATGCTGGCATTTGTCCTAGCTTTGGTGGTCGGTATTGGTAGTTTAGCCATTTACATAGCAGCTTTCTTTTTTCCAGAAATCCACCGCAAGAATGACTTTATATGGAGTGGTGTAGGACTATTCTATGCTTTAGTCTTATGGGTGTTTGCACCACGCATTACTGGAGGTTTGTTGCTGGGTCATGTGGCTAGTGTGGCTCTTTTGGTCTGGTTTGGCTGGCAAACTCTATCATTACGTCGCCAATTGACCCCCCAGGCACAACAAACCCAAGTACCCAGTGCTGAGACAGTAAAAACTGGCATTCAGGAACAAGTAAATAAGTTCTCCCTTCAGGAACGGCTGGGCCAGTTGCAAAAAACTCTTGTTAGCACCTTCAGTGGCGCGAAAGATAAAGTGCAACAGACTGTAAGTAAAAAGACACCCACAACTCCTAAACCAGAAGACATTACCTCTGTACTAGCAGAGAAACCTACTGTTGAGATTATCGACAAAACTACTGCTATACCAGAGAAACCAGCAGAGGAGACAGTTACTACTGACACCGAAGCCAAAGCCGAGAGTGTACCGGAAGCGATTCCACCACATCCCCCATCTCTTGAATTGGTGGAAGCAGCGCAACCAGATTTTGAAATTGAGGATAAGCAACCGATTCCTGTAGAACAAATTGCGCCGGATGCGGTACTGGCTCCCCCGGCGGAAGCACCACCTGAAGAAATACCCCCTAATCAAGGTAGTTGA
- a CDS encoding glycoside hydrolase family 10 protein → MKSLFIIQSWRRLLKYLFPILILISFITVLLVDSFTPAIAQLPRQEIRGVWMTTNDFDTLKNRDKVQDAVSQLRRLNFNTIYPVVWNSGYVMYPSAIAQRAGIQPFIYKGSDGHDILADLINQAHRKGLLVIPWFEFGFMAPPTSELALNYPDWFTQKRDGSQTSISAAGEVMWLNPFLPQVQQFITNLVLETVTQYDADGIQFDDHMSLPAEFGYDQYTVALYTKETKNAPPKNSQDAAWVKWRADKITAFMVQLNQAVKQRKPQAIFSVSPNYYDFAYKFHLQDWLSWIRQNIVDELIVQVYRPNLQSFVANISRSEIQEAQKIIPTGIGIMTGLRNNPVPMQQIKSQVRAAQERGLGVTFFYYESLWNDSLEPLNERQVGFGSLFPSPALRARVE, encoded by the coding sequence ATGAAATCACTTTTTATTATTCAAAGTTGGCGGCGACTACTTAAGTATCTTTTTCCGATTCTCATTTTAATATCCTTTATTACGGTATTACTGGTAGATAGTTTTACTCCTGCCATCGCACAGTTACCCCGTCAAGAAATTCGCGGGGTTTGGATGACCACCAATGATTTTGACACCCTCAAAAATCGGGATAAAGTGCAAGATGCCGTGAGTCAATTACGACGGCTGAACTTCAACACAATCTATCCTGTGGTGTGGAATTCTGGTTATGTGATGTATCCCAGTGCGATCGCACAACGTGCAGGTATCCAACCTTTTATCTACAAAGGTTCAGATGGACATGATATTCTTGCCGACTTGATTAACCAAGCCCATCGCAAAGGATTGCTAGTGATTCCCTGGTTTGAATTTGGTTTCATGGCTCCCCCAACGTCAGAACTAGCACTGAATTATCCTGATTGGTTCACACAAAAGCGGGATGGTAGCCAAACTTCTATCAGTGCGGCTGGTGAAGTTATGTGGCTGAATCCGTTCCTTCCGCAAGTACAACAGTTCATCACCAACCTCGTGCTGGAAACTGTCACTCAATATGATGCTGATGGTATTCAGTTTGACGATCACATGAGTTTGCCCGCAGAATTTGGCTACGACCAATATACAGTTGCTTTGTACACCAAAGAAACCAAAAATGCTCCCCCAAAAAATTCCCAAGATGCAGCATGGGTAAAGTGGCGGGCAGATAAAATTACGGCGTTCATGGTACAACTTAACCAAGCCGTGAAGCAGAGAAAACCCCAGGCGATTTTCTCTGTTTCTCCTAATTACTATGATTTTGCTTACAAGTTTCACCTGCAAGACTGGCTGAGTTGGATACGGCAAAATATTGTAGACGAGTTAATTGTGCAAGTTTATCGTCCGAATCTGCAAAGTTTTGTGGCTAATATTTCTCGCTCAGAAATTCAAGAAGCCCAAAAAATAATTCCAACTGGAATTGGTATTATGACGGGGTTACGAAATAATCCAGTTCCTATGCAGCAAATTAAGTCTCAAGTGCGGGCTGCTCAAGAACGCGGTCTAGGCGTAACTTTCTTTTATTATGAAAGTCTTTGGAACGATTCTCTAGAACCCTTAAATGAGCGACAAGTTGGATTTGGAAGTCTCTTTCCATCTCCTGCACTCCGCGCCAGAGTTGAATAA
- a CDS encoding DNA cytosine methyltransferase has protein sequence MKEKYKDYTKNSSLRVVDLFAGCGGLSLGFQNAGFNIVAAFDNWKPAIDVYQKNFSHEIFDYDLNNLRKNYQIFREICPEIIIGGPPCQDFSSAGKRDENLGRGDLSIVFSEIVTSVLPQWFLIENVDLFRKSNKYKEVKQIFKNTGYGLSEIILDASLCGVPQKRKRFFCFGELQGKDEGLEPYLKKRLADKPMTIRDYLGNKLEIQYYYRHPRSYQRRGIFSIDEPSPTVRGVNRPIPKTYKKHPKDPVNVTENLRPLTTIERSYLQTFPETFIFEGTKTDLEQMIGNAVPVKLAEHVAQSILEYIKDNLNHSIRVTEKTYISEFSSNK, from the coding sequence ATGAAAGAAAAATATAAAGATTATACCAAAAACTCTTCACTTAGAGTTGTAGACCTTTTCGCTGGTTGTGGAGGGTTATCTTTAGGGTTTCAAAATGCTGGTTTTAATATTGTAGCAGCATTTGATAATTGGAAACCAGCTATAGATGTTTATCAAAAAAACTTTAGCCATGAAATTTTTGATTATGATCTTAATAATTTAAGGAAAAACTATCAAATTTTTAGAGAAATATGTCCTGAAATTATTATTGGCGGACCACCGTGCCAAGACTTCTCTAGCGCAGGCAAACGCGATGAAAATTTAGGAAGAGGAGATTTAAGTATTGTATTTTCCGAGATAGTTACAAGTGTTCTTCCTCAGTGGTTTTTGATAGAGAACGTAGACTTATTTCGTAAAAGTAATAAATATAAAGAGGTTAAACAAATATTCAAAAATACTGGATATGGTTTAAGTGAAATAATTTTGGATGCGAGTTTGTGCGGTGTCCCTCAAAAGCGAAAAAGATTTTTTTGCTTTGGAGAGTTACAAGGAAAAGACGAAGGTCTGGAACCTTACCTGAAAAAAAGGTTGGCAGACAAGCCAATGACCATTAGAGATTATCTGGGAAATAAATTAGAAATTCAATATTACTACAGACATCCAAGAAGTTACCAAAGAAGAGGAATTTTTAGTATTGATGAACCTAGCCCAACAGTAAGAGGAGTTAATCGTCCTATTCCTAAAACCTATAAAAAGCACCCTAAAGATCCAGTAAACGTTACAGAAAATTTGCGCCCATTGACTACAATTGAAAGAAGCTATTTGCAGACTTTTCCTGAAACATTTATTTTTGAAGGGACAAAAACAGACCTTGAGCAGATGATAGGGAATGCTGTACCAGTTAAGCTTGCAGAGCATGTTGCTCAAAGTATCCTTGAATATATTAAAGATAATTTAAATCATTCTATAAGAGTTACAGAAAAAACTTATATTTCAGAATTCAGTTCAAATAAATAA